From the Argentina anserina chromosome 3, drPotAnse1.1, whole genome shotgun sequence genome, the window TCATCGATCTAGAACGATGAGATTTTTGGATTGATTCATTTAGATTATGTATAGTTCTGGATAGCATCGTCGATAGTTGTTGTGTCATAATGGTTGAGATAACGGAGGTCAAATGGTTTTAACGGAGAAAGTTGAATGCCACGTGTCTAATTTTTATTGGTGAGGAGGACCATAGGTGTGATGACGTGTCCTCACAAATTTCTCACCAGAGACAAATGTTGGTTTGGTGTGCATATCACTATCCATTAATCCGGAGTCGactttatttcattattacaAGAATCGTCGTAGGAAGTTTCTTCATTCTTAGCGAATCAACGATACTGGTCGTCATGCTACTAAACCTCACTTGTttacaaaataattaattaattaattgaaaGAATAATCTAATTAGCGAATATCGATCACATCCTCAGTCTTCGTCAAGCATCGGCTCATACGGAGTATCTTATTTCATGCCGATGTTGACTATTTGTTCAAAGGCAGAGTTAAATTTTCATAATGGGTTGTGTTAGAAAAAAGTTTATGATTATTTATAGACTATGTatagaaatttcaaatttgaggTGGactaatatttaaaatttaattttttacacTAAAATTTAACTAGAAATATACGTTTTTTAGTAATTTGAGGTGAGCTACAGCCCATGTAGCTACGCCCTTGTACTCGTTAATCTATTAAAAGAATTCAGATCTTCCCTTATATTATTGCGCGCTGATTTACTATatgtttaattatatattgatgtaGGTGAAAGACATAAAACACCCGTAGCATAtgtaaatatgattttttagAATTAATAAATACCAACAGTTATACGCTTAATGTTagagataaataaaaaattaatggAGTAATGGGTAATTTCTAACTTTTTTTGTATTTACTGTTTTATCTTTATATTTCATTCACTAAAATGTCCTTCCAATATTTAAGacaatttaaaaataatatataatatatgggTTGTTATGTAATTTCATGTCTGTTTTGGTATATGAGTTGTCattaatagtatagatacatACGTATTGTCATAAATCTCGATTTGTTTCTTTGTACGTGCATTTAACCTACGAGAGTCTCTTTGTTAGTAATCTAGATGCTCTTCACATACGTATGTATGAGATTATAAGAAGTTTCTAATACTTCTTTAGGCTCGTACATATGATCGCAGTATCGCACAGTAGATTTTAGATGAAAAGGACGTAATTTTGCAAATGATCAAGCAATTCTCGGTCCAATAGTTTATAGCATTCCTAAACTTTAGGATTGATATATATCATGTGTTAATTCAtatttaatttgttaattATCATGTAATTTCAGTTTGAGATCATGGGATTTCATGTTTACATGTGTTGGAAATGTGTCATATATGTATGTGCCGAAACTTGCGTGGCCAATTCGATTGGATTCGTCCTGCTACGTCCCAGCGTTCCACACCAATATAAATATCCTGAACTATTGGCCAAGGTGAAttgtggaaaataaaaactgaaACATAAATATGATCAACAAAAATGGACACCTTTGATAAGGGAAGCtatgttttatatatttattagcTTTGTATATAATAGTATCAATATCAACCAAATCCAACGAGTTCttggaagaaaataaattgtttTTGAAAGAGGAGATCTAAATAAATTGAATGTTGCTGAGAGTTTTCAAGTCCGATTCACAAGTAGACAACATCACAGTGCACAGGATATTGAACACAGCTTGGTGGCCATTGAATTGGAATTACTTCTGGTTTCTTCTCTTCGTCGGGCTTCTTCACTTCTTCAACACTTGATATTTGAGCGTAGCCGAGCTTATTCCTCAACGACTTGGCCAAGCAAACCGAATCAATTCCGATTCCAATCACAATGACTTTGTCTTTATCTGCTTCTACAGACACGTCGCTCACACCTGCATAGTTACCCAATTTGTTTTATACATAATTAGCACTTGGGATATTCTCTCCTTTTACATACGTCCTTAGCTATAAGATATTGATATATGGAATTTGGTGGTGATGCATACCTTTAAATCCAGCAGCAATCTTGAAGGCCTCAGTTCTGCGTTTCTCAGAGCTAAATTGCACCTTCATCACAATCTTTTGCTGCATAATTCAACGACGATAGTTAGAGCTTAACTTCTTTCACAAACATTCTTGAAGGAACTTCGTAAGATTAATGCAACGGTGATTCAAATGCATGCACGCTTACCTTCACAGTGGAGGCCGAACAGTGTACATAAGAATCTGAAAGACAACAACATAAATTCCACATTGGAGAACTGGAAGGATTTTGAgagaaaaaattaattatgataTATCTTCTTAGTACTCGGAACACTTTTGAGGTTGATCAGTAGTTGCAAAGAAGCAATGATACCCGCTTCTATATATAAGGACAGAGTCTTCGAGTAATATTATTTTCCTGTTGACTTTCTCTGTAGGGACTTGCGACTACTTTTTGAGACAAGATTTCACATGTACACTACTCCGCACCAAGACTTTCAGACTACCCCGCCGGTGAAATTAAGTCAATCGGTCAATCCCGCGTTGTACCCGGTAAAGAGTACACAACTA encodes:
- the LOC126788931 gene encoding heavy metal-associated isoprenylated plant protein 47-like — encoded protein: MWNLCCCLSDSYVHCSASTVKQKIVMKVQFSSEKRRTEAFKIAAGFKGVSDVSVEADKDKVIVIGIGIDSVCLAKSLRNKLGYAQISSVEEVKKPDEEKKPEVIPIQWPPSCVQYPVHCDVVYL